In Phenylobacterium zucineum HLK1, one DNA window encodes the following:
- a CDS encoding PAS domain-containing protein: MQTVQPTGRERSFGRDEIIVSKTDTRGVITYANPVFLRLADLTEAEAVGAPHAVIRHPDMPRGVFKMLWDRVQAGQEVFAYVVNMARNGDHYWVLAHVTPTFDESGRICGYHSNRRAPDRRAVEEIQGLYAEMRRVEDAAGGKASAAESSVAALTNLLAERGVTYDEYIFSR, translated from the coding sequence ATGCAGACCGTCCAGCCGACGGGGCGTGAGCGTTCGTTCGGCCGCGACGAGATCATCGTCTCGAAAACCGACACCCGGGGCGTGATCACCTACGCCAATCCGGTGTTCCTCCGCCTGGCCGACCTGACCGAGGCCGAGGCGGTGGGGGCGCCGCATGCCGTGATCCGCCATCCGGACATGCCGCGCGGCGTCTTCAAGATGCTGTGGGACCGCGTGCAGGCCGGGCAGGAGGTGTTCGCCTACGTGGTCAACATGGCCCGCAACGGCGACCACTACTGGGTGCTGGCGCACGTGACGCCGACGTTCGACGAGAGCGGCCGGATCTGCGGATACCACTCGAACCGGCGGGCGCCCGACCGGCGCGCGGTCGAGGAGATCCAGGGCCTCTACGCCGAGATGCGGCGGGTGGAAGACGCGGCGGGCGGCAAGGCTTCGGCGGCGGAGAGCTCGGTGGCGGCGCTCACCAACCTGCTGGCGGAACGCGGGGTGACCTATGACGAGTACATCTTCAGCCGCTGA
- a CDS encoding methyl-accepting chemotaxis protein: protein MTSTSSAADAPSCAACFEAIGRVLQQAARGDLEGRVSPLPEDAEAREVAEALNALLDLTDAYVRESRAALQHVAEGVYYRRVMEQGLLGSFGQAAGVINQAMKAMGDKVAGVEALRGSLLQIADEVASSAGAVETSAQGLAELVGRVRQSAAAIDGSARNTNENVSGVVAATEQLSASISGVGSLAGSTSQVSRDVVDRARTTAQAMVELQDASEQINAVVALIREVASQTNLLSLNAMIEATRAGDAGRGFAVVAGEVKALARQTGEATVDITHQIQSVQELTRQASAAISGVQPIVDQLASMAEQVSVAVEQQSEATQEISGHIHQAAEGAREVAGEIGEITEAIGGADQAAQEMFAAAQMVAGQATRLRAELDGYLGGSAP, encoded by the coding sequence ATGACGAGTACATCTTCAGCCGCTGACGCGCCCAGCTGCGCGGCCTGCTTCGAAGCCATCGGCCGGGTGCTGCAGCAGGCGGCGAGGGGCGACCTGGAGGGCCGGGTCTCACCCCTGCCCGAGGACGCGGAGGCGAGGGAGGTGGCCGAGGCGCTGAACGCGCTCCTCGACCTGACGGACGCCTATGTGCGCGAGAGCCGCGCGGCGCTCCAGCACGTGGCCGAGGGTGTGTATTACCGACGGGTGATGGAGCAGGGCCTGCTGGGCTCGTTCGGCCAGGCCGCCGGCGTGATCAACCAGGCGATGAAGGCGATGGGCGACAAGGTCGCCGGCGTCGAGGCCCTAAGGGGCAGCCTCCTGCAGATCGCCGACGAGGTGGCCTCGTCCGCGGGCGCGGTGGAGACGTCGGCCCAGGGGCTGGCCGAGCTGGTCGGCCGGGTGCGCCAGAGCGCGGCGGCGATCGACGGCAGCGCCCGCAACACCAACGAGAACGTCTCGGGCGTGGTGGCCGCGACCGAGCAGCTGAGCGCCTCGATCAGCGGCGTGGGCTCGCTGGCGGGCTCGACCTCGCAGGTCTCGCGCGACGTGGTGGACCGCGCCCGGACGACGGCCCAGGCGATGGTCGAGCTGCAGGACGCGTCCGAGCAGATCAACGCCGTGGTGGCGCTGATCCGGGAAGTGGCCAGCCAGACGAACCTACTGTCGCTGAACGCCATGATCGAGGCGACCCGCGCGGGCGACGCCGGACGCGGCTTCGCGGTGGTCGCCGGCGAGGTGAAGGCCCTGGCGCGGCAGACGGGCGAGGCGACGGTCGATATCACCCACCAGATCCAGTCGGTGCAGGAACTGACGCGGCAGGCCAGCGCCGCCATCTCGGGCGTGCAGCCCATCGTCGATCAGCTCGCCAGCATGGCCGAGCAGGTCTCGGTGGCCGTGGAGCAGCAGAGCGAGGCCACCCAGGAGATCTCGGGCCACATCCACCAGGCGGCGGAAGGGGCCCGGGAGGTGGCCGGCGAGATCGGCGAGATCACCGAGGCGATCGGCGGCGCCGATCAGGCCGCCCAGGAGATGTTCGCCGCCGCCCAGATGGTCGCCGGCCAGGCGACGCGGCTGCGCGCCGAACTCGACGGCTACCTGGGCGGATCCGCCCCCTAG
- a CDS encoding gamma-glutamyltransferase family protein yields the protein MIRKTRLLPLALSALLAACATPAAPPAPQPAPAPAAQPAAQPGAQPGAQPGGMVAAANPLAVEAGLRVLREGGSAVDAAVAVQAVLGLVEPQSSGLGGGAFLTYYDAATRSVTAYDGRETAPAGATPDMFMVPDGKPLGRTAAILSGRSTGAPGAVAMLAMAQADHGRLPWNRLFLDAERLADEGFPAPGRMAAAASGRSAQAATADAARYFTKPDGTKIAKGDIVRNPAYAATVRKIAAEGPKALLEGEIAEAIVAKVREGPLPGTLSLDDLKSYRPRKGAALCRPYRVYIVCTPNAPSGGPAVLQGLGLLERTDIAAHRNDVEGWYLFSQASRLMYADRDRYIGDPAFVDVPVEGLLEPAYLDARARLIGPTASPEAPQPGTPRGAKARAPDRTLEPAGTTHFVVVDGAGNVVSMTTTVESIFGSGRMVHGFFLNNQLTDFSFSPVDRDGAPAANAVAPGKRPRSSMAPAIVLDRDRRFVAAVGSPGGPAILAYNLKTLVGVLDWKLPVQEAIDLPNLIAAGTFYGAEVDKFAPELREGLAARGVKLTPSPGAEGSGLHGVEVTPQGLRGGADPRREGVARAP from the coding sequence GTGATCCGCAAGACGCGTCTGCTGCCCCTCGCCCTTTCCGCCCTCCTCGCCGCCTGCGCCACCCCTGCCGCGCCGCCCGCGCCGCAGCCGGCGCCTGCGCCCGCCGCCCAGCCCGCCGCCCAGCCTGGGGCCCAGCCTGGCGCCCAGCCCGGCGGCATGGTCGCCGCGGCCAATCCCCTGGCGGTGGAGGCGGGCCTTCGGGTGCTGCGCGAGGGCGGCTCGGCCGTCGACGCCGCCGTCGCCGTCCAGGCGGTGCTGGGGCTCGTGGAGCCGCAGAGCTCGGGCCTCGGCGGCGGGGCGTTCCTCACCTACTACGACGCCGCCACCCGCTCGGTGACCGCCTACGACGGCCGCGAGACCGCCCCGGCCGGCGCGACCCCCGACATGTTCATGGTTCCCGACGGCAAGCCGCTCGGCCGCACCGCCGCCATCCTGTCGGGCCGCTCGACCGGCGCGCCGGGCGCGGTCGCCATGCTCGCCATGGCCCAGGCCGATCACGGCAGGCTGCCCTGGAACCGCCTGTTCCTCGACGCCGAACGCCTGGCCGACGAGGGCTTCCCCGCCCCCGGCCGCATGGCCGCGGCGGCGAGCGGCCGCTCGGCCCAGGCGGCCACCGCCGACGCCGCCCGCTACTTCACCAAGCCCGACGGGACGAAGATCGCCAAGGGCGACATCGTCCGCAATCCGGCCTACGCCGCCACGGTCCGCAAGATCGCCGCCGAGGGCCCGAAGGCCCTGCTGGAGGGCGAGATCGCCGAGGCCATCGTGGCCAAGGTCCGCGAGGGCCCGCTGCCGGGGACCCTGAGCCTCGATGACCTGAAGAGCTACCGGCCGCGAAAGGGCGCCGCCCTCTGCCGTCCCTACCGGGTCTACATCGTCTGCACGCCGAACGCCCCGTCTGGCGGGCCCGCCGTGCTGCAGGGCCTGGGCCTGCTCGAGCGCACCGACATCGCCGCCCACCGCAACGACGTGGAGGGCTGGTACCTGTTCAGCCAGGCGAGCCGCCTGATGTACGCCGACCGCGACCGCTACATCGGCGATCCGGCGTTCGTGGACGTGCCGGTCGAGGGGCTGCTGGAGCCCGCCTATCTGGACGCCCGCGCCCGGCTGATCGGCCCCACGGCCAGCCCCGAGGCTCCGCAGCCCGGGACGCCCCGCGGCGCCAAGGCCCGCGCGCCCGACCGCACCCTTGAGCCCGCCGGCACCACCCACTTCGTCGTCGTCGACGGCGCCGGCAACGTGGTCTCGATGACCACCACGGTGGAGAGCATCTTCGGCTCGGGCCGCATGGTCCACGGCTTCTTCCTGAACAACCAGCTCACCGACTTCTCCTTCTCGCCGGTGGACAGGGACGGCGCGCCGGCCGCCAACGCGGTCGCGCCGGGCAAGCGCCCGCGCTCGTCCATGGCGCCGGCCATCGTGCTGGACCGCGACCGCCGCTTCGTGGCCGCCGTCGGCTCGCCGGGCGGCCCGGCCATCCTCGCCTACAACCTGAAGACCCTCGTGGGCGTGCTGGACTGGAAGCTGCCGGTGCAGGAGGCCATCGACCTGCCCAACCTGATCGCCGCCGGGACCTTCTATGGCGCCGAGGTGGACAAGTTCGCCCCGGAGCTGCGCGAGGGTCTGGCCGCCCGCGGCGTGAAGCTCACCCCCAGCCCCGGCGCCGAGGGCTCGGGCCTGCACGGCGTCGAGGTCACGCCCCAGGGCCTGCGCGGCGGCGCCGATCCCCGCCGCGAGGGCGTGGCCCGGGCGCCCTAG
- a CDS encoding P1 family peptidase, whose translation MAEMRPGPGPRNLITDVPGLSVGQAQDAPARTGVTVILPDDRAVCAVDVRGGAPGTRETDALAPENLVEAVDAVVLSGGSVYGLAAADGVVAWLGAQGRGYGLVPGVPPSPVVPAAILFDMANGGDKAWGEAPPYRDLGRAAASAAGPDFALGTAGAGYGAMAGTLKGGVGSASVVSADGFTVGALAAVNCWGSVTAPGGRTFWAAPYELDGEFGGLGPAGLVAGPDDWGLAKRPPQARNTTIACVATDAALTPAQAKRLAVMAQDGLARAIRPVHAPFDGDVVFALATGRRPLEAPADYVVARLGALAADALARAVARGVFAAASWSDAKVPCWRDLPA comes from the coding sequence ATGGCCGAGATGCGTCCGGGGCCGGGGCCCCGCAACCTGATCACCGACGTGCCGGGCCTGAGTGTCGGGCAGGCGCAGGACGCGCCCGCCCGCACGGGCGTGACCGTCATCCTGCCCGACGACCGCGCGGTCTGCGCCGTGGACGTGCGCGGCGGCGCGCCCGGCACTCGCGAGACGGACGCCCTCGCGCCCGAGAACCTGGTCGAGGCGGTGGACGCCGTCGTGCTGTCGGGGGGCTCGGTCTACGGCCTGGCCGCGGCCGACGGGGTGGTGGCCTGGCTGGGGGCGCAGGGGCGGGGCTACGGGCTCGTGCCCGGCGTGCCGCCCTCGCCCGTCGTGCCGGCGGCGATCCTGTTCGACATGGCCAACGGCGGCGACAAGGCCTGGGGCGAGGCGCCCCCCTATCGCGACCTCGGGCGCGCCGCCGCCTCCGCGGCCGGCCCGGACTTCGCCCTCGGCACGGCGGGCGCGGGGTACGGCGCCATGGCCGGGACGCTGAAGGGCGGCGTGGGCTCGGCCTCGGTGGTCTCGGCGGACGGATTCACGGTGGGCGCGCTGGCGGCGGTCAACTGCTGGGGCTCGGTGACGGCGCCCGGCGGGCGCACGTTCTGGGCCGCGCCCTACGAGCTGGACGGGGAGTTCGGCGGCCTGGGGCCGGCCGGCCTCGTCGCCGGCCCGGACGACTGGGGCCTCGCCAAGCGCCCGCCCCAGGCGCGCAACACGACCATCGCCTGCGTGGCGACCGACGCGGCCCTGACCCCGGCCCAGGCCAAGCGGCTGGCGGTGATGGCCCAGGACGGCCTCGCCCGCGCCATCCGCCCCGTCCATGCGCCGTTCGACGGCGACGTGGTGTTCGCCCTGGCCACCGGCCGGCGGCCGCTCGAGGCGCCGGCGGACTACGTGGTGGCGCGGCTGGGCGCGCTGGCGGCCGACGCCCTGGCGCGCGCCGTCGCCCGCGGCGTGTTCGCGGCCGCCTCATGGTCGGATGCTAAGGTTCCCTGCTGGCGGGACCTTCCGGCCTGA
- a CDS encoding FkbM family methyltransferase, translated as MVSLSFAEVVEMLVALRDQTAQPADDARAFLGHCLRHLPASKSQFLQDLWVSYELKGRRNGFFVEFGGADGVKFSNSWYLETELGWSGIVAEPARVWHPAIRNNRACFVDDRCVWTKSGERLVFNQPAIAAHATIDAYSDSDSLGHTRKDGQRYEVETISLVDLLRHWNAPRRIDYLSIDTEGSELDILQAFDWDAWEIRLITVEHNHSDKRQLLFDFLSSKGYRRKFEALSNVDDWYVRAY; from the coding sequence ATGGTCAGCCTGTCGTTCGCAGAGGTGGTGGAGATGCTGGTGGCGCTGCGCGACCAGACCGCCCAGCCGGCCGACGACGCCCGCGCGTTCCTGGGTCACTGCCTGCGCCACCTGCCGGCTTCGAAGTCGCAGTTCCTGCAGGACCTGTGGGTGTCCTACGAGCTGAAGGGGCGCCGCAACGGCTTCTTCGTCGAGTTCGGCGGCGCCGACGGGGTGAAGTTCTCCAACAGCTGGTATCTGGAGACCGAGCTCGGCTGGTCCGGCATCGTCGCCGAGCCGGCGCGGGTCTGGCATCCGGCGATCCGCAACAACCGCGCCTGCTTCGTGGACGACCGCTGCGTCTGGACGAAGAGCGGCGAGCGCCTGGTGTTCAACCAGCCGGCCATCGCCGCCCACGCCACCATCGACGCCTATTCCGACAGCGATTCCCTGGGCCACACCCGCAAGGACGGCCAGCGCTACGAGGTCGAGACCATCTCGCTGGTCGACCTGCTGCGCCACTGGAACGCGCCGCGGCGCATCGACTACCTGTCGATCGACACCGAAGGCTCCGAGCTCGACATCCTGCAGGCGTTCGACTGGGACGCCTGGGAGATCCGGCTGATCACCGTCGAGCACAATCACTCCGACAAGCGCCAGCTGCTCTTCGACTTCCTCTCGTCGAAGGGCTACCGGCGCAAGTTCGAGGCGCTGTCGAACGTCGACGACTGGTACGTGCGCGCCTACTGA